In Hoeflea ulvae, one genomic interval encodes:
- a CDS encoding AAA family ATPase: protein MPESKSTPCFEQIKDLRQQLEAGLIGSDLLIERLLIGVLTGGHLLIEGAPGLAKTRAVKLLAAALGGSFARVQCTPDLLPADLTGTDVFNPESGLFAFAPGPVFHNLVLVDEINRAPPKVQSALLEAMAETQVTSGGKTHRLPEPFFVVATQNSIEHEGTFPLPEAQLDRFLLHVIVQLPDLATERRILDLVETESREGTAKAPALDLDVIRQARRDVAEVHLSPALRDYIVRLVMATRTLPRAAEIEHAVSPRGSLALAAASRARAYLSGRDHATPEDVDAVAADALAHRMVLKWAASADGRTARNVIADVLQETEAL from the coding sequence GTGCCTGAGAGCAAATCAACACCTTGTTTCGAGCAGATCAAGGATCTGCGACAGCAGCTTGAGGCCGGGTTGATCGGCAGTGACCTGCTGATCGAACGCCTGCTGATCGGGGTTCTGACCGGCGGACATCTGCTCATCGAAGGCGCTCCCGGTCTGGCCAAGACGCGCGCGGTCAAATTGCTGGCAGCCGCACTCGGCGGCAGCTTCGCCCGGGTTCAGTGCACCCCCGACCTGCTGCCCGCCGACCTTACCGGCACGGATGTGTTCAACCCCGAATCGGGACTGTTCGCCTTTGCGCCCGGTCCGGTGTTTCACAATCTTGTGCTGGTCGACGAAATCAACCGCGCACCGCCCAAGGTGCAATCGGCACTGCTTGAAGCGATGGCGGAAACCCAGGTCACCAGCGGCGGCAAGACCCACCGCTTGCCAGAGCCGTTCTTCGTGGTTGCCACCCAGAACTCGATCGAACATGAAGGCACGTTTCCGCTGCCGGAGGCGCAACTCGACCGGTTCCTGCTGCATGTCATCGTGCAGCTTCCCGACCTGGCGACCGAGCGCCGGATCCTCGACCTGGTCGAAACCGAAAGCCGGGAGGGCACGGCAAAGGCGCCGGCGCTGGATCTCGATGTCATCAGGCAGGCCCGCCGCGATGTCGCCGAGGTGCATCTGTCGCCCGCCCTGCGTGATTACATCGTCCGCCTGGTGATGGCGACGCGCACGCTGCCGCGCGCAGCGGAGATCGAACATGCGGTGTCTCCGCGCGGATCGCTTGCCCTGGCCGCGGCGTCGCGGGCGCGGGCCTATCTGTCGGGCCGTGACCACGCCACGCCCGAAGACGTCGACGCGGTCGCCGCGGATGCGCTGGCGCACAGGATGGTGCTGAAATGGGCCGCATCCGCCGATGGCCGCACGGCCAGGAACGTGATTGCGGATGTGCTGCAGGAGACCGAAGCCTTATGA
- a CDS encoding vWA domain-containing protein, producing the protein MAALGRVETGRRRLGSSVPFLVAGAVVLALAGPAVQRREAQTFRNLDGVIFVIDVSGSMVRDESWPKLVNVARAGLSVLGSKPAALIVYGGDSYLASPLTTDHVQLGQAVSLLDEDTMPDRGNRPALALGRAADVLQAADILAGDVVLMTDGEGLDANALRAAQRIADIGGRLSVVVSRTTVSDAPPVGQATFDTFARVGGGKVYDTGDLEAVMADFGETSAARLERQDLQLLLLVDYGRYLLFLALLPALMFFRRERG; encoded by the coding sequence ATGGCCGCGCTCGGACGGGTGGAAACCGGGCGCCGCCGTCTGGGCTCTTCGGTTCCTTTCCTGGTTGCCGGTGCGGTCGTGCTGGCGCTGGCGGGGCCTGCGGTGCAACGGCGCGAGGCGCAGACCTTTCGCAATCTCGACGGGGTGATCTTCGTCATCGACGTGTCGGGCTCGATGGTGCGCGACGAGAGCTGGCCGAAGCTGGTCAATGTGGCGCGCGCCGGGCTGAGCGTTCTGGGAAGCAAGCCGGCGGCGCTGATCGTCTATGGCGGCGACAGCTATCTGGCTTCGCCGCTGACCACCGATCACGTGCAGCTCGGCCAGGCCGTCTCGCTGCTTGACGAGGACACCATGCCCGATCGCGGCAACCGGCCTGCGCTGGCGCTCGGGCGCGCCGCCGATGTGCTGCAGGCGGCAGATATTCTTGCCGGCGATGTGGTGCTGATGACCGACGGCGAGGGGCTGGACGCAAATGCCCTGCGTGCGGCGCAGCGCATCGCCGATATCGGCGGGCGATTGTCCGTCGTCGTCAGCCGGACCACGGTCTCGGACGCGCCACCGGTCGGCCAGGCGACATTCGATACGTTCGCCCGGGTGGGCGGCGGCAAGGTCTATGACACCGGCGATCTGGAAGCGGTGATGGCCGATTTCGGCGAAACCAGCGCGGCGCGGCTGGAGCGGCAGGATCTGCAACTGCTGCTGCTTGTCGATTATGGCCGCTACCTTCTGTTCCTGGCGCTGCTGCCGGCGCTGATGTTCTTCCGCAGGGAGCGCGGCTGA
- a CDS encoding ABC transporter permease, with protein MRQRCRTGCLSVWTELAVHRVAIRILSLLGLLGLWTVVAWFAADPQILPMPQELLAPLWTEIASGELLFHLSHTVIRVVWAFALAMSIGMALGLVMGLFPKLDQWLDPWLVVFLNLPALVLIVLCYLWIGLNETAAIIAVTLNKIPNVTTVIREGARALDPQLAAMARVFRMDRIRVLRHVMLPQLAPFIAAAARSGVAVIWKIVLVVEFLGRSNGIGFQIHLYFQLFDVALVLVYALSFIVFMLVVEWLFLQPWETRARRWRGA; from the coding sequence ATGCGACAACGCTGCCGGACGGGCTGTTTGTCGGTCTGGACTGAATTGGCAGTCCACCGCGTGGCCATCCGGATTCTTTCTCTGCTCGGGCTGTTGGGCCTCTGGACGGTGGTTGCCTGGTTCGCGGCAGATCCGCAGATCCTGCCGATGCCGCAGGAGCTGCTCGCGCCGCTGTGGACAGAGATCGCCTCGGGAGAGCTGCTGTTCCACCTCAGCCATACGGTGATCCGCGTGGTCTGGGCATTCGCCCTGGCCATGTCGATCGGGATGGCGCTGGGTCTGGTCATGGGGCTGTTTCCGAAGCTCGATCAATGGCTCGATCCCTGGCTGGTGGTGTTTCTCAATCTGCCGGCGCTGGTACTGATCGTGCTGTGCTATCTCTGGATCGGGCTGAACGAAACGGCGGCCATCATCGCCGTGACGCTGAACAAGATCCCCAATGTGACCACGGTGATCCGCGAAGGTGCCCGGGCGCTCGATCCGCAGCTTGCGGCGATGGCGCGGGTGTTCCGGATGGACCGGATCCGTGTGCTGCGTCATGTCATGCTGCCGCAACTTGCGCCTTTCATTGCCGCTGCGGCACGATCGGGCGTGGCGGTGATCTGGAAGATCGTGCTTGTGGTCGAATTTCTGGGCCGCTCGAACGGCATCGGCTTCCAGATCCATCTCTATTTCCAGCTCTTCGATGTCGCTCTGGTGCTGGTATATGCGCTGTCCTTCATCGTCTTCATGCTGGTGGTCGAATGGCTTTTCCTGCAGCCGTGGGAAACCCGTGCCCGGCGATGGAGGGGCGCATGA
- a CDS encoding ABC transporter substrate-binding protein produces MSLFGRTLLPALAVLGLVMGSVAASAQSDLPVIRAATLKIGTVNWELDTITRHGFDVDNGFRLEMQPYADNGATRVAVAGGEADMFVADWIWVAQQRAEGRDYVFIPYSKAVGGLVVSNDSTARTLADLAGRKIGIAGGPVDKSWLILQAYAVQEFGMDLAAETEQVFGAPPLIMKAAFSGEIDGAINFWHFLAKMKAGGMRQLISVEEATAALGLDPDVPLLGYVLRESFIAENPGIAKALYSASRNAKELLRSDDAAWDEIRPQMNASNDAQFETLRDDFRAGIPDPGSVNTESAGQLLELMAELGGERLVGNATTLPDGLFVGLD; encoded by the coding sequence ATGTCGCTATTCGGACGGACTTTACTACCGGCACTTGCCGTGCTGGGCCTCGTCATGGGCTCCGTTGCAGCCTCTGCCCAATCCGACCTGCCGGTGATCCGGGCAGCCACGCTGAAGATCGGCACCGTGAACTGGGAGCTGGACACGATCACCCGGCACGGCTTCGATGTCGACAACGGGTTCAGGCTGGAAATGCAGCCCTATGCCGACAATGGCGCCACCCGCGTCGCGGTCGCCGGGGGCGAGGCCGACATGTTCGTCGCCGACTGGATCTGGGTGGCGCAGCAGCGGGCGGAAGGCCGGGACTATGTCTTCATTCCCTATTCCAAGGCCGTGGGTGGACTGGTCGTGTCCAATGACAGTACCGCCAGGACGCTTGCTGATCTCGCCGGGCGCAAGATCGGCATCGCCGGCGGACCGGTCGACAAGAGCTGGCTTATCCTGCAGGCCTATGCCGTGCAGGAATTCGGCATGGACCTGGCCGCCGAGACCGAACAAGTCTTCGGCGCGCCGCCGCTGATCATGAAGGCCGCCTTTTCCGGCGAGATCGACGGCGCCATCAATTTCTGGCATTTCCTGGCAAAGATGAAAGCCGGTGGCATGCGCCAGCTGATTTCGGTGGAAGAGGCAACCGCCGCACTCGGGCTTGATCCGGACGTGCCATTGCTGGGCTATGTCCTGCGAGAGAGCTTCATTGCCGAAAATCCCGGCATTGCCAAAGCGCTCTACAGCGCATCACGCAATGCCAAGGAGCTCTTGCGCAGCGATGACGCGGCATGGGACGAGATCCGTCCGCAGATGAATGCCAGCAATGATGCCCAATTCGAAACGCTGCGGGACGATTTCCGCGCGGGCATTCCTGATCCGGGCTCGGTCAACACCGAAAGCGCCGGCCAATTGCTGGAGCTGATGGCGGAACTGGGTGGCGAGCGACTTGTCGGCAATGCGACAACGCTGCCGGACGGGCTGTTTGTCGGTCTGGACTGA
- a CDS encoding ABC transporter ATP-binding protein yields MISVDVRAKHYGPVQVLKDIRFDLAAGETIALLGPSGIGKSTLLRLIAGIDPKFEGRIVRPDKIAIVFQEPTLLSWRSSIDNIRLVHPHLTKQAACAALEDVGLSDKADLFPGQLSLGQQRRLSLARGFAGEPDLLIMDEPFVSLDAKAADEMLSLTESLIAKTHPATIFVTHSASEAKRLATRILTLGGHPATLVT; encoded by the coding sequence ATGATCAGCGTTGATGTGCGCGCCAAGCATTACGGTCCGGTGCAGGTGCTCAAGGACATTCGTTTCGATCTGGCGGCGGGGGAAACGATTGCGCTGCTCGGGCCTTCGGGCATCGGCAAGTCGACATTGCTGCGCCTGATCGCCGGCATAGATCCGAAATTCGAAGGCCGCATCGTCCGGCCGGACAAGATCGCCATCGTCTTTCAGGAGCCGACCCTGCTGTCATGGCGATCCAGCATCGACAATATCCGTCTCGTGCATCCGCATCTGACAAAACAGGCGGCCTGTGCCGCGCTGGAGGATGTCGGCCTTTCCGACAAGGCCGATCTGTTTCCCGGTCAGCTGTCACTGGGCCAGCAGCGCCGCCTGTCGCTGGCGCGCGGATTTGCCGGCGAGCCGGACCTGCTGATCATGGACGAACCCTTTGTCTCGCTGGACGCAAAGGCAGCCGATGAAATGCTGTCGCTGACCGAAAGCCTGATTGCCAAGACCCACCCGGCAACGATTTTCGTCACCCATTCGGCAAGCGAGGCGAAACGTCTTGCGACCCGCATCCTGACCCTTGGTGGTCACCCCGCAACCCTCGTAACCTAG
- a CDS encoding ABC transporter substrate-binding protein — translation MRAVAYLCAAMVVLVSGVIPAQALDIRATVLRVDYPTLLPISRYDLHPDDLGFAGAALADEDNQTTGTFLGMNFETAVVATPPEALTGQLDKILQDGADLLVVMANAEDLLTIADRAGPGVLVINATARDVALRDDKCRANVLHVAPSQNMMADAVMQFAVWKKWREVFLIHGSNPADHALADAYRRAATKFGAEIVEEREFEDTGGSRRTDTGHVLVQRQIPVFTQNAQDHDVVIAADASDVFALYLPFHLWTPRPVMGSGGLRPVTFHPAHEAWGATQFQRRFEALSGRFLQEADYQVWLALRVIGEAVIRTSSAAPDQLRAYALSDQFDLAAFKGRGVSFRSWNGQLRQPILLTDSKITVSVSPQEGYLHQVSTLDTLGLDRPESACTVFEQ, via the coding sequence ATGAGGGCAGTCGCGTATCTGTGTGCCGCAATGGTTGTGCTGGTGTCTGGGGTGATCCCGGCGCAAGCGCTCGATATCCGCGCCACGGTGCTGCGCGTCGACTATCCGACACTGCTGCCAATTTCGCGCTATGACCTGCACCCGGATGATCTGGGCTTTGCCGGGGCGGCGCTGGCCGATGAGGACAACCAGACGACCGGCACCTTTCTCGGCATGAATTTCGAAACCGCCGTGGTTGCCACGCCGCCCGAGGCGCTGACCGGGCAGCTCGACAAGATCCTGCAGGACGGCGCCGATCTGCTGGTGGTGATGGCCAATGCCGAGGATCTGCTGACCATCGCCGACAGGGCCGGGCCCGGGGTTCTGGTGATCAATGCCACGGCGCGCGATGTCGCGCTGCGCGACGACAAGTGTCGCGCCAATGTGCTGCATGTAGCGCCGAGCCAGAACATGATGGCCGATGCGGTGATGCAGTTCGCGGTGTGGAAGAAATGGCGCGAGGTCTTTCTGATCCACGGCTCCAATCCGGCGGACCATGCTCTCGCCGATGCCTATCGCAGGGCGGCGACCAAATTCGGGGCTGAGATTGTCGAAGAGCGGGAGTTTGAAGACACCGGCGGATCACGGCGCACCGATACCGGTCACGTGCTGGTGCAGCGCCAGATCCCGGTTTTTACCCAGAATGCACAAGACCATGACGTGGTGATCGCGGCCGACGCATCAGATGTGTTTGCCCTTTACCTTCCGTTTCATCTGTGGACGCCGCGGCCGGTGATGGGGTCGGGCGGCCTGCGCCCGGTCACCTTTCATCCCGCGCATGAGGCCTGGGGCGCGACCCAGTTTCAACGCCGTTTCGAGGCCCTGTCGGGCCGGTTCCTGCAGGAGGCCGATTACCAGGTCTGGCTGGCGCTGCGGGTGATCGGCGAGGCGGTGATCCGGACCAGTTCCGCAGCGCCGGATCAACTCAGGGCCTATGCGCTGAGCGATCAGTTCGACCTGGCGGCGTTCAAGGGCCGCGGCGTGAGCTTCAGATCCTGGAATGGCCAGTTGCGTCAGCCGATCCTGCTGACCGACAGCAAGATCACGGTCAGCGTTTCGCCGCAGGAGGGCTATCTGCACCAGGTTTCAACACTGGACACACTCGGTCTTGACCGGCCGGAAAGCGCCTGCACGGTGTTTGAACAATGA
- a CDS encoding DUF58 domain-containing protein, which produces MTGGDGTTVTAEMLIDQRRAVLKQMRTPPPTSALPGGFAISKRGQGQVIADSRVFVQGDEIRYVDRGATARSGILHVRTFHEERDRVTFLVADFRPSMLWGMRRAFRSVAAAEALAWLGWQSVEAGGRVGLLAITAEAPLIVGTRGGTRGMLAVIGGLVQAHDSAMRAALAAAGQSTRLDEPQLGQALDGLKRIVPRGGSVVIASALDRLGEGFDAVVGNLSRYHRPMFLLIEDRALQELPSGHYPIRGPDGRRRAARFRSAAARPDAARKVDGYDLLRIDAGMPTHDAMTQAWG; this is translated from the coding sequence ATGACGGGCGGGGATGGCACGACCGTGACGGCAGAGATGCTGATCGACCAGCGCCGGGCCGTCCTCAAGCAGATGCGGACACCGCCGCCGACCAGTGCGCTGCCGGGCGGCTTTGCCATCTCCAAGCGCGGGCAGGGGCAGGTGATCGCCGACAGCCGGGTCTTCGTGCAGGGCGACGAGATCCGCTATGTCGACCGCGGCGCCACCGCGCGGAGCGGGATCCTGCATGTGCGCACCTTTCATGAAGAACGCGACCGGGTCACCTTTCTGGTGGCCGATTTTCGTCCGTCAATGCTGTGGGGCATGCGCCGGGCGTTCCGGTCCGTGGCGGCGGCGGAGGCGCTGGCCTGGCTGGGCTGGCAATCGGTCGAGGCCGGCGGCCGCGTCGGGCTGCTGGCGATCACTGCCGAGGCGCCGCTGATCGTCGGGACACGCGGCGGCACGCGCGGCATGCTCGCCGTCATCGGCGGCCTGGTCCAGGCGCATGACAGCGCGATGCGGGCCGCCCTTGCTGCCGCCGGTCAGTCGACCCGGCTCGATGAGCCGCAGCTTGGCCAGGCGCTTGACGGTTTGAAGCGGATCGTGCCGCGCGGCGGATCCGTGGTCATCGCCAGCGCGCTGGATCGCCTGGGCGAGGGGTTCGATGCGGTGGTTGGCAATCTTTCGCGCTACCACAGGCCGATGTTCCTGCTGATCGAGGATCGCGCGCTGCAGGAGCTTCCCTCCGGTCATTACCCGATACGCGGACCCGATGGACGGCGGCGGGCGGCGCGGTTTCGCAGCGCCGCGGCAAGGCCGGACGCGGCCCGGAAGGTTGACGGGTATGACCTCCTGCGCATTGATGCCGGGATGCCGACCCATGACGCCATGACGCAGGCCTGGGGATAG
- a CDS encoding PQQ-dependent catabolism-associated beta-propeller protein — protein sequence MKRYRKLLLGACVALAGLTSQTLAAKVFVSNEKGNTITVIESDTWEQIAEFPGGNRPRGIGVSPDGKELYVCASDDDTIRVFDTETYEELWTLPSGPDPELFTIHPSGELLYVANEDDNIVTVVNTGSRTIIAEIPVGVEPEGMAISPDAGFVINTSETTNMAHFISTADYKIKHNILVDQRPRYAVYTADGSKLFVSSEIGGTVSVIDPNAEGGPVLTDKISFAVSGVQPEWLQPVGMQVTSDNKWLFVALGPANRVAVIDVDTLEVVDYILVGQRVWQMAFTPGEEFLITTNGNSNDVTVIDVASQKAVKSIQVGQQPWGVAVIQQ from the coding sequence ATGAAGCGATACCGCAAACTTTTGCTTGGCGCCTGTGTGGCCCTCGCAGGCCTGACGTCGCAGACGCTGGCGGCCAAGGTTTTCGTCAGCAATGAAAAGGGCAACACCATCACAGTGATCGAGAGCGACACCTGGGAGCAGATCGCGGAATTCCCGGGCGGAAACCGCCCGCGCGGAATCGGCGTCAGCCCCGATGGAAAAGAGCTCTATGTCTGCGCATCCGATGACGACACGATCCGGGTGTTTGACACCGAAACCTATGAGGAGCTGTGGACGCTGCCCTCGGGGCCGGATCCGGAACTGTTTACCATCCATCCTTCGGGCGAACTGCTCTATGTCGCCAATGAGGACGACAACATCGTCACCGTGGTCAATACCGGGAGCCGGACGATCATCGCCGAGATCCCGGTCGGGGTCGAGCCCGAAGGCATGGCGATCAGCCCAGATGCGGGCTTCGTGATCAACACCTCCGAAACCACCAATATGGCGCATTTCATTTCGACCGCCGACTACAAGATCAAGCATAATATCCTGGTCGACCAGCGCCCGCGCTATGCGGTCTACACCGCCGATGGCAGCAAGCTGTTCGTCAGTTCCGAGATCGGTGGGACAGTCAGCGTGATTGATCCGAACGCCGAAGGCGGCCCGGTGCTCACCGACAAGATCAGCTTTGCCGTGTCCGGCGTCCAGCCCGAATGGCTGCAGCCGGTCGGAATGCAGGTGACAAGCGACAACAAGTGGCTGTTCGTGGCGCTGGGACCGGCAAACCGCGTTGCCGTCATCGACGTCGACACGCTCGAGGTCGTCGACTATATCCTGGTCGGGCAGCGCGTCTGGCAGATGGCGTTCACGCCCGGCGAGGAATTCCTGATCACCACCAATGGCAATTCAAATGACGTGACCGTCATTGATGTGGCCAGCCAGAAGGCCGTCAAGTCAATCCAGGTGGGGCAGCAGCCCTGGGGCGTGGCCGTCATACAGCAATAA
- a CDS encoding ABC transporter permease, giving the protein MMPYLISLWAITRREAMRFVNQRSRFLAALVRPLVWLVVFAAGFRAALGLSIIAPYQTYITYEVYIVPGLCGMIQLFNGMQSSLSLVYDHEMGSMRLLLTSRLPRGWLLFSKLLAGVAVSILQVYVFLAIAALFGITLPLWGYLYALPALILSGLMLGALGLLISSTIKQLENFAGVMNFVIFPMFFMSSALYPLWKMAESSPLLRDICALNPFTYAVELIRFAMYEQFNGVALIWVLASFAVFLAGSIIGYDPAFGMARKGPGGKPS; this is encoded by the coding sequence GTGATGCCCTATCTGATCTCGCTCTGGGCCATCACGCGGCGCGAGGCCATGCGCTTCGTCAACCAGCGCTCGCGGTTTCTGGCGGCGCTGGTGCGCCCGCTTGTCTGGCTGGTGGTCTTTGCCGCAGGCTTCCGGGCAGCGCTCGGCCTGTCGATCATTGCGCCCTACCAGACCTACATCACCTATGAGGTCTACATCGTTCCGGGGCTGTGCGGCATGATCCAGCTTTTCAACGGCATGCAATCATCGCTTAGCCTCGTCTACGACCATGAAATGGGCTCGATGCGGCTGTTGCTGACCAGCCGGCTGCCGCGCGGTTGGTTGCTGTTCAGCAAGTTATTGGCCGGTGTGGCAGTGTCGATCCTGCAGGTCTATGTGTTTCTGGCAATCGCCGCCCTGTTCGGGATCACGCTGCCGCTCTGGGGCTATCTCTATGCCCTGCCGGCGCTGATCCTGAGCGGGCTGATGCTCGGCGCACTCGGCTTGCTGATCTCCTCGACGATCAAGCAGCTGGAGAACTTTGCCGGGGTGATGAATTTTGTCATCTTCCCGATGTTCTTCATGTCCAGCGCGCTCTATCCGCTGTGGAAAATGGCCGAAAGCTCGCCGCTGCTGCGCGACATCTGCGCGCTCAACCCGTTTACCTATGCTGTCGAACTGATCCGCTTTGCGATGTATGAACAGTTCAACGGCGTGGCACTGATCTGGGTGCTGGCTTCCTTTGCGGTGTTTCTCGCAGGCAGCATCATCGGTTACGACCCGGCCTTCGGCATGGCCAGAAAGGGGCCGGGCGGCAAACCGTCGTGA
- a CDS encoding VWA domain-containing protein: protein MLEFADPWLFVLLGLPVLVYFLAPGGSPGGSALIVPEGVSRHILGGAAHGSAAIWDMRRVAPLLIWALLVTALAGPRVLAPQQALPMSGRDLILALDLSGSMVREDFALDGKQVTRLDAVKAVGAGFVKARAGDRVGLVVFGSEAYVAAAPTFDTDSVAQIISELVIGISGRATNISDGVGISLKRLENSDAQTGVIILLSDGANNAGAATPRDVAGLASRMGVRIHTIALGPVALGETEEKRGAVDAQTLQAMADIGGGEMFRVRTTEDLREAARTLDGLEPTARSGLSAQAYDELWLWPALLAGLLGLGLGLRSWA, encoded by the coding sequence ATGCTTGAATTTGCCGATCCCTGGCTGTTCGTCCTGCTCGGGCTTCCCGTGCTTGTCTATTTTCTTGCGCCCGGCGGCAGCCCGGGCGGCAGCGCGCTGATCGTGCCCGAAGGCGTCAGCCGTCACATTCTGGGCGGGGCCGCGCATGGATCTGCCGCCATTTGGGACATGCGCCGGGTGGCGCCGTTGCTGATCTGGGCGCTGCTGGTCACAGCCCTGGCCGGACCGCGGGTTCTGGCGCCACAGCAGGCCTTGCCGATGTCCGGTCGTGACCTGATCCTGGCGCTGGACCTGTCGGGGTCGATGGTGCGCGAGGATTTTGCACTCGACGGCAAACAGGTGACACGGCTGGACGCGGTCAAGGCAGTGGGCGCCGGTTTCGTGAAGGCGCGCGCAGGAGACCGGGTCGGACTGGTGGTGTTCGGATCGGAAGCCTATGTCGCCGCCGCGCCCACCTTCGATACCGACTCGGTTGCTCAGATCATCTCGGAGCTGGTGATCGGCATATCGGGGCGCGCCACCAATATCAGCGATGGCGTCGGCATCTCGCTCAAGCGGCTGGAAAACTCGGATGCGCAGACCGGGGTGATCATCCTGCTGTCGGACGGCGCCAACAATGCCGGTGCCGCCACGCCGCGCGATGTGGCGGGGCTGGCGAGCCGCATGGGGGTTCGGATCCACACCATCGCACTCGGTCCGGTCGCGCTGGGCGAAACCGAGGAGAAACGCGGGGCCGTCGACGCGCAAACCCTGCAGGCCATGGCCGATATCGGTGGCGGGGAGATGTTCCGGGTGCGCACCACCGAGGATCTGCGCGAGGCGGCGCGGACGCTCGACGGTCTCGAACCCACCGCGCGCTCGGGCCTGTCGGCGCAGGCCTATGACGAGCTATGGCTCTGGCCGGCCCTGCTCGCCGGCCTGCTCGGCCTTGGACTGGGGCTGCGGTCATGGGCATGA
- a CDS encoding ABC transporter ATP-binding protein, with protein MSTLSVQNVTYKYGAKTALDTVSFDLEQRRFCALLGPNGAGKSTLFSLLTGLLVASEGTIRVAGHDLAGEPRAALGKIGIVFQQQTIDLDMSVAQNLRYFAALQGLSGKTAQRNIDAALDRLAMRERASEKARSLNGGHRRRMEIARALIHDPEVLLLDEPTVGLDTASRQAITGHVHDLADSGLLVLWATHLVDEIRPEDDVVVLHKGHVLAHDTARAISGGRSLTDAFIAMTETPVPSL; from the coding sequence ATGAGCACCCTGAGCGTTCAGAACGTCACCTATAAATATGGGGCCAAGACGGCACTCGACACTGTGAGTTTCGATCTTGAGCAGAGGCGTTTCTGTGCGCTGCTGGGGCCGAATGGCGCCGGCAAATCGACTTTGTTTTCGCTGCTGACCGGACTGCTGGTGGCAAGCGAAGGCACAATCCGCGTCGCCGGCCATGATCTCGCCGGTGAGCCGCGGGCGGCGCTGGGCAAGATCGGCATCGTGTTCCAGCAGCAAACCATCGATCTCGACATGTCGGTGGCGCAGAACCTGCGCTATTTCGCAGCGCTTCAGGGGCTGTCGGGCAAGACCGCCCAACGCAACATCGACGCGGCACTCGACCGGTTGGCAATGCGCGAGCGGGCGAGTGAAAAGGCCCGCAGCCTCAATGGCGGTCACCGCCGCCGCATGGAAATCGCCCGCGCCCTGATCCATGATCCGGAGGTGCTGCTGCTCGACGAGCCGACCGTCGGGCTTGATACCGCCAGCCGCCAGGCGATCACCGGCCATGTCCATGATCTCGCCGACAGCGGGCTGCTGGTTCTGTGGGCAACCCATCTGGTCGATGAAATCCGGCCGGAGGATGATGTCGTCGTGCTGCACAAGGGCCATGTGCTGGCCCATGATACCGCGAGAGCTATTTCGGGAGGCCGCAGTTTGACGGATGCGTTCATCGCGATGACAGAAACGCCGGTGCCAAGCCTGTGA